ctctctctctctctctctcagtgataGAGAAAGCACTTTCCCAGCACACCCAGGGTCTGAGCCTCAGcaaccaacaaaaaataaaaaaagagccaaagaaagctACCGAAGCTGATCACAGGACAGGAAAGACATGAGGAAGACGACAGACAAATACAGTATTTGCAAGTATCAGGCAAAAGTCAAAGCTTTGGGGAGTAGCACTGCTGTGCACAGTTTACTGTGACAGCCAGAACCACAGTCACACACACCTTCTCGGTCAAAGAAGCCTTGAAGAGCCTTCTTTGGATCCTTTATATAAAATGCTTCCCGGTCCTGCTGAAACTCTAAGGCAATGGGATTTTCTTCAGCCTCATCCTCCACAGCATCTTCTCCTGCAGAAGTCAAGGAGACATAAGAAAGAACAAATATAAGACGAGGGTATGTAAATGACATTCATGAGACTTCTAGGCTGAATCAGGATATAATTAGATGAGCTGGCACaggggcacacacctgtagtcagtactcaggaggctgaggcaggaggattgcctgacTGTATGGAGACAATGtttcaagaaacacacacatttatttatccaTATCTGAAAGTGATTAACAGAAAGATATCTGAGGGCAGAAGTTGGAACAATCACAAAGTCATCATTATGaatatctatgttttctaagCTGTGTAACAGACAAGACTTGTTTCcatggctttttcttcttttcatcacTTTAGAGACATTTACCCACCACACTTTGAAAAAAAACCACTGAGCTCTCTAGCctagtctctttctctcctactcAGGTTTCATTGATTCCAATATTGATTATTAGTAATTCTCCAGTCTGACAAAGAAACAGGTCAACTGTGCGAAGCTTCCGCAggacttttcctttccttcaagtTCTAGCTTgaaactcttttcttctcttttttctttttcttcttctNNNNNNNNNNNtttttttttttttttttttctgagaaagggtttctctgtagctttggctgtcctggaactcacagagatctgcctgcctctgcctccccagcgctgggacTAAAGTTGCACACCGCTACCACCACCCTGGCCTCAGCTTGAAActctatttaaaaatctataaagtgGGACAGAAGGTAAAGGGTCCTGCTGCCAAGCTTGAAAACCTGCTTTTGACCCCTGAGACCCAcaaagtgaaaggagagaaatgactcctgcacgttgtcctctgacctccacaggccatgcccccaacacaaacacacaagagtTAAATAATTCATAGTTTCCAAGAGATCTAAATTAGTACTGTGCAatagaaatgtaaatgttttgAGTATAATTCTGAGTTCCCTATTAGCtactttaaaatgtcatcttACCATAATAATTACAAAACTatggtaatattttcttttctttttttcatttttgtcaatGAAATCCTGTGTGTAGTTTGCATTTAGAAGACACGCCTTTGGATGAGCCACATTAGGCATGTAGATAACAGCTACCGTATTGAAGAGCACAGGTCTAAGTTCCCAGTGACAGATTCCTTTTCTGACACTAGCTCAAGCATGCTAATGGTTTCTGGCTTATTCTTTACACTTAGCGCAAGTATTTCTGCATTTGTTCTGTCTTGACATCTACAGGCCATACACATCCaagtgccacagtgcacatggaGGGAGTCCATTCTCTTCCACCATGTGCTTCTCAGAGGTCACACTCAGCTCATCACAactggcagcacacacctttacctgctaagcaaTCTCACTGGGCCacaacttctttctttcattcattctctcatttgctttttgagtcaggatctctctaTAATGTAACTGTGGCTATCCTGAAATTCAATAAATAGATCATGCTGGGcggaaactcacagagatctacctgcctctgcctcccgcgtgctaagattaaaggcctgcatcacGATGCCTTATTAGCCCcaactatctttttcttttaaagttttattttatgtatatgggtactctatatatctatagatcattatgagccaccacgtggttactGAGGACTGAActtgctctgagccatctctcagtcccctccaactatctttttttttttNNNNNNNNNNNNNNNactcactctgtagaccaggctggcctcgaactcagaaatctgcctgcctctgcctcccaagtgctgggattaaaggcgtgcgccacctatCTTTTTATAAGCCTGAATATCTATCATCCAAAATGTGGAGCTATGCAATAACCTCTTGAACATTTTATACTTTGTGAAAATAGCCTGAGAAGtgaaaaaatatcaaatactGATTTCTCAGCCAAAGGAATGAAGTAAATTTTTCCATGCCCTCCAGGTGATAATTAGCACTCagaactctgtgtatgtgtgtgtatgtgtgtgtgtgtgtttaaatgatAAAAGCAATAAGAAAATTACACAGTAAGAAAGAGTGTATGTATAATGCCCATAATTCAACATTTTTATATCACTAAAGTTAATGATCCTAGGCTCGCAAATTACATTTACGCTACTTCAGCAGTAGGTCTTTTGAGCTGTATGATCAAAAGCACTTGAGGGTGCCACCAGGAATGAGCTCAGAACTTTCAGTAGTAGTTTCTTACCCATTCCCCACATGCAGCCCATCTCATCATCTTGACCACTTCTACGGCTCTTCCCTTCAGTggtatttgcttcttcttcttcttcatctgagTCTTCACCTAACATCTTCTTCTCCAATAACATCTGCTGCTGTTTACGCAATTCCTTCAATTGTGTTACTGTTAGTTCAGATTCTGCCTCTCGGTCTTCCTCTGGTCCCTAGTGAATCATggggaaaatatatacatatttggaCTCAGAAGTGAGAAAATTACTTTCTGAGACATAGCAACATACACAGACCTGTGGGTCCAGAATGAGGCCTATGCTTTTGTCATTGGTTACCAGAATCCTTTCTCTCAACTAAACCTTAAAGAAACTCAGAATCCCAGCACAGTGAAGTCCCAAGACttgtattttagatttttctaccTACCTGAAGGATAAAGAGCCGAGTGCTGCCTCCAAAGCGAATAACATGCCCGACGTGGACTCTACAGTAAGTGCGGGGTGGGATGCGAGTTTTGTTGAGGAACGTGCCGTGGGTGCTTCCCAGATCGTAGAGATAAAAGCCCTTCTCATGACCGTCATTGTCTCCGCTGGGATCCGCCCCCCGGTGCTGTAGTACAGCATGATACCGAGACACGGAAGGATGCTCCAGACATACGTCACAGCTAGCGAGTCTCCCGAAAAAGCAGCAGCTCGTGTCTTTCAAGGTGCGGGAGCCAAGGATGGTGCCACCCTTCAGGGTTTCGAGACTGTAGGAGGCCGTGGCTGGGCTGCCCCACGACGGCTCTCGGTACGGAGGAGCCCGGGTCGGACCGCCAGAAGCAGGAGCTACCCGCGGGGAGCGGAGCAGCTCCACCGGTGGACCACAGGTCTCCTCGCTGTCCGGCTGCGGTGGCGGGACCTCGGGCTCCTCACATCCAGAGTCCAGCTGCGCCGCGGGACATCCCTCCTGCACATCCTCTGGAACCGAGGGACTGGAGGCCGGAGCCTTACCCCGCACTCCGGAAGGCACTGGTAAAACCGGCTTCTTAAACTCACTACTGCCTTCCTGGGGTGCTGGCGCGTCGAGCTGAGACGTAGGGTCAGCCATCCTTAGCAGGGTGCAATCTCAAAATGTGTCCCTCGGAAACCCCGACCCCTCGCTCTCCACGTTCCCGtccacttctcctcctcctttccagtTCCCTGAGGCTTCTCTGGACAGAAATGTTGGAGTTCCTCTTTCAAGAATCGCAGAGTTTTAAAAACGTGAATAGCACTAGGGAGTCACAAAACCAGAAAGCGGGGAGAGGCTCTCAGAGTGCTGTGCAGGACACGGACATTTTACGCGTTGCATGTAAGCTAGTAATAACTTCCTGTGGCAGAGGGCGATTGGGAAGAAGTGCTTCCGGTGGCCTTGGCCCATTAATCAATAAACAAGGCTCCTAGGCTTGACCTAGCCCACTACTCCGACCTGTCAGTCAGGCAGCCGCGTATACCACTCCTGGCGCAAGGCGGTGAGTATTTGAGCTTTATTTTCTGGTTCCGGTCCAGAGCGTCCCATTTTCCTGCTGCCCTGTAAATCAGACTTCCCAGGATCCGGCGGATCCGGAGCAAGGAGCCCCTATCTGCAGCTTCCGAATTTACTCCTTTTATGAAGTTAGGAAAGAAGCAACTTATTATtgttcattcttttattattcgGAACAAACTGTAGAGATAGCATCTTTAGTGGCTTTACAAACCTGAGCATCgaaacctcttttctttttcactctttgTATTTATGACGTTGGCATGACGTTGGCTTCCACATctgaaaaattggaaatagtagtGTTAATTTTTCATAATATTGATGGAAAATTGAACTAAGCAATAGTTAATATAACTCTTTGACAGAGGCCCGAAACTATACCAAGATGGCAGCCTTAACAAGTGGGAGAATACAGATGAAGAAGTCAACTAAAGTTAAGGTTCAGGGATAAAAGCAAATGCatgtaaatatacaaagaaagggGGTCTGTTGGGGAAATGTTGGGGGGAATGGTGATTTCAGTTATCCTAAAGAACAAATTCAAGTCTGATAAAGACGTAGAGGGTGGCAGAGGATTCCTGGCAGAGGTCACAACTCAAAGGGTCAATTATAAAAATGTCTGATGTTCTCGAGAAGCTGAgtagtggagctggagagatggttcttttttgttttgttttgttttgtttttcgaggcagggtttctctgtgtagccctggctgtcctggaactcactctgtagaccaggctggcctcaaactcagaagtctgcctgcctctgactcccaagtgctgggattaaaggcgtgcgccaccacagcacagcttggagagatggttctgtgggctGCTCTTCAGTGGACCTGAGCTCCATTTTCAGTGCCACATCAGGGGagttcacaaccacctctaattcgagctccaggaggatctgatgccctctttagATATCCTGTCACCTGGATACACAtggaacacacatgtatatactcaACCCCCAAcagacaacaataaaaaaatctctgtgagctcatggcctgcctggtctacagagcaagttccaggatagccaaggcctcaaagagaaaccctgtgtcgaaattgattatttaaaaatacaatcttgggctggtgagatggctcagtgagtaagagcacccgactgctcttccaaaggtcccgagttcaaatcccagcaaccatatggtggctcacaaccatccgtaacaagatctgatNNNNNNNNNNNNNNNNNNNNNNNNNNNNNNNNNNNNNNNNNNNNNNNNNNNNNNNNNNNNNNNNNNNNNNNNNNNNNNNNNNNNNNNNNNNNNNNNNNNNNNNNNNNNNNNNNNNNNNNNNNNNNNNNNNNNNNNNNNNNNNNNNNNNNNNNNNNNNNNNNNNNNNNNNNNNNNNNNNNNNNNNNNNNNNNNNNNNNNNNNNNNNNNNNNNNNNNNNNNNNNNNNNNNNNNNNNNNNNNNNNNNNNNNNNNNNNNNNNNNNNNNNNNNNNNNNNNNNNNNNNNNNNNNNNNNNNNNNNNNNNNNNNNNNNNNNNNNNNNNNNNNNNNNNNNNNNNNNNNNNNNNNNNNNNNNNNNNNNNNNNNNNNNNNNNNNNNNNNNNNNNNNNNNNNNNNNNNNNNNNNNNNNNNNNNNNNNNNNNNNNNNNNNNNNNNNNNNNNNNNNNNNNNNNNNNNNNNNNNNNNNNNNNNNNNNNNNNNNNNNNNNNNNNNNNNNNNNNNNNNNNNNNNNNNNNNNNNNNNNNNNNNNNNNNNNNNNNNNNNNNNNNNNNNNNNNNNNNNNNNNNNNNNNNNNNNNNNNNNNNNNNNNNNNNNNNNNNNNNNNNNNNNNNNNNNNNNNNNNNNNNNNNNNNNNNNNNNNNNNNNNNNNNNNNNNNNNNNNNNNNNNNNNNNNNNNNNNNNNNNNNNNNNNNNNNNNNNNNNNNNNNNNNNNNNNNNNNNNNNNNNNNNNNNNNNNNNNNNNNNNNNNNNNNNNNNNNNNNNNNNNNNNNNNNNNNNNNNNNNNNNNNNNNNNNNNNNNNNNNNNNNNNNNNNNNNNNNNNNNNNNNNNNNNNNNNNNNNNNNNNNNNNNNNNNNNNNNNNNNNNNNNNNNNNNNNNNggatttctgagttcgaggccagcctggtctacagagtgagttccaggacggccagggctacacagagaaaccctgtctcagaaaaaaaaaaaagaaagaaagaaagaaagaaagaaagaaagaaagaaagaaagaaagaaagagaaaaaaaaagaaagctgggggCCAGTTGCTGGGAGGAAGGcataggtgggacttccgggtcccaggaggaaaaggtgcCACAAGTAAGGAGAGAGGTTTTTCTTCCATGCTTTGGAAGAAGAAGAACGCCAGTAACCATGTAAGGTCTTGGGGGAGCTGGGGCCTGTGGCTGGGAACTGGGTGGCTGTGGATGTTTGGCAGGGCCTAGGTGGCAGTAGCCGCTGAAGTTTGGGGCAGGTAGAGGAACAGAGATAAAAGTATTAATAAAGTCATGCTTTTCCAAGCGAGAGACAGTAACACCCAGCAagtgtgccaagaaggcaagttataaaagaataaactctgtgtgtgtgtgtgtgtgtgtgtgtgtgtgtgtgtgtgcccgtgtgtgtcttttatccacaGATTCAAGGGAAGCCGGGTAGGGGACTAGGAACTCGGCTCTTCCCAGAGCAAAGGGGTAGAATAAAACTACACGCAACACACTGGCTTAGAATAATCAACAAATCCTAGACTCCAGTGAGAGGTCCTATCTTAAAAAGCAAGATGAAATGTTGCCTGAGGCTGatccctggcctccatgcacaTGCCCACCAAGAACCTCtatttgttcatgtgtatgtCAGAATTTGGAAGCATAAGGCTAGATTAAAGGTTCATGAATGTTTCAACCATACACAGAACAGATTAAAAAACACCTActagtatgttttgttttgttttttcagatctggtttctttgtgtagccctggctgtcctggaaatcactctgtagatcaggctgaccttgaactcagatctgcgtgccactgcctcccgagtgctgggagaaAGGTGCACACCACCGTATCTGGCTTCCTGTTAGTATTTTTAATGCTGCTCTCTTTTTCCTATTAGTCTAGCACAATTGTGTAGAAATACTCTGGAAGTACTCCAGACCTCCTACTTTAGTTTCATGCCTTGTCAAGTATTTAGAATGAGGCATGCTGGGTATTCTGGTAATGAATTTGTGACATGAAATAGGCAGTGTATATGTTAAGAGCCCCACACACCAATTATCACTCTTCACCTATTAGTgactttgattttccttttgtgATTCAAAGAGGAGTGTCGCTGTGTGATTGGCATCTaacagttatttttctctttgtttcttcagGGGGAGTATCGTCTGTCCTAGAGTTTTGCTAGCACCTTTTTCAAAGTGATCTTAGCTTGCTTCTTACATGGGAGCCCCCTGGACTTCCTACTTTCACTGCAGAAGCTTCTGATCTACAGCTGCCAGAATCGTAAGCACGGACCTTTAGGATATCATTTACATTAAGCCCGAGAGCTCTTCTCTGCTTGCTCTAAAATGCTGAGGTACTGGGGAGAGATACCAATACCGTCAGGACAGACCAACAGAAGTTCCTTTGATCTGCTCCCACGGGAGTTCCGTCTGGTGGAGGTCCATGATCCGCCCTTGCACCAGCCCTCAGCCAACAAGCCGAAGCCCCCCACGATGCTGGACATCCCCTCAGAACCATGTAGCCTCACCATCCATACCATTCAGTTGATCCAACACAACCGACGGCTGCGCAACCTTATTGCCACAGCTCAGACGCAGAGTCAGCAGCAGACAGAGGGTGTGAAGGCTGTAGAGAGCGAACCTCTTCCCTCCTGCCCTGGCTCACCTCCTCTCCCTGATGACCTCCAGCCTTTAGATTGTAAAAATCTCAATGCTCCATTCCAGATCCGGCACAGTGACCCAGAGAGTGACTTTTACCGGTAAGACAAAGCATTGCTGTGGTGTTTTTATTAAGTGATCTTCCCTCCCGCCATGACCCTGTTAGATTATAGCATTTCCGCTTCTACATGAGAGCGCTGGGGATGAGAGTGACTGAGTAGGCTAGTGTTGCTCAAGTCATAGTGGGGTAGAATGCAGTTATTAGTCCAGATTGCCAGAAGCTAgtctatgattttgttgttgttgtttttgtttctgtttttattttctgagacagagttcttctgtattgccttggctgtcctagaactagttctatagaccaggctggcttcaaactcatagagatctacctgcctctgcctccttagtgctgggattaaagacatgtgccaccactatctgtatttttaaattttctagcaCAATAGGCATTTATTAAGTGCTTATTAATGCCAAACAGTTTACTAGAAGTGAAACAATAAACTGATACATGAGTAGTGAAAATTGGCTGGCAAAGTAGTGGCCCAGCACaaaggaaatcaaaacaaaacaaaaaaaccccagcttGTAACAGTCGGCAGCATATTCATATTTTGAGGGTAATATAGTTTCATTCAATAAAATATCGTTCATCGTATTAAATTTGTGTTATTACTCCGACTGTAGTTTTTTTGTCAAGTTTAGTTTTTAAGAAGAACCTAGGAGCTGATGAGCTCCAGGTCTtataagagaccctgcctcaaaataaaagggAAGATTGCTCAGTCAGGAAAACGTTTGCCATAAGGACACACTTCAAAAGCTGGGTAGGGTAGTCCATGATTATAATCCCAGggcaggaaaggcagaggcaagaggatgcctgggactcactggctggccagcctagcctaatcagTAAGCTTTCAAGAAAGGTCCCAAGAAGAGACCCGTTCTGAAAAATCGGGGCGGTTTTTGTCATTTCCTCAGAAATGACACTGTAGGTGTCAATATGTattgtgcatacatgtacatgcgtCAGGcccctacatgcacacacacatgacttgAACCTAGTTTGTTctatacatattttaagaaactgtataagaaaaaataatacacaGAAGCTATGAGGTACCAAAACATCACTTTCCATTAAAGAAGCCTATATCTAGGCTATagatgtagctcaggttagccccTGCTGATtgcacaggccctgggttcaaatcccaacactcTAAGGGAATAAGTCCATATAGTGCTCAAATTAGTGATAGTAATTAGCTCTTTATTAGGTATTTCCAGTATTTTTAACCTTTGGCCCAGATAGACTGGCCACAGGAAAAGTTAGTCGTCATCTCCTTTTTTGGCTTTCTATAACTTGCCGTGGTTGTTATTGagtaaataatagtaaataagtGAGGCCTCTTCAGGCACCACCTTCTACAGGAGGTGGTGACATAAACCAAAGAACAGAGATTTATAAAACCATTTCCTTTGCAGTTGGAGGCATAACTCCAATACATTTTCAGAGAGGTTGGAGGGATGAcaagtgggtaagaacacttggTCTTCCAGGGAACTGGTCACTCGGCTGTCTAATTCCAGTTCCCCCACTCTTACTCTGTACAGTTTATTTTAGACATGCATTGCCTTTTCAAACTCTGTAACTGGGGGTCTCAGGAATAATATTGGGTTGCTGACCTGTGCTCTGAGAAGAGCAGGACGAAGGTGGCTGTTTCTCTAGAATTCTCTTGAATGGCTTGTAAAACCCCAGTGAGACAGGCTGGTCACCCCTTGTCTCCTctctcagtgggaaaggagagCCTGTGACAGAGCTGAGCTGGCACTCCTGCCGGCAGCTCCTCTACCAAGCAGTCGCCACAATCCTGGCCCACGCAGGCTTTGAGTGTGCTAATGAAAGTGTCCTGGAGACCCTAACTGATGTGGCACATGAATACTGCCTCAAGTTCACCAAGCTGCTGCGCTTTGCTGTCGACCGGGAGGccctgctgggacagactcctttccCTGATGTAATGGAACAGGTGTTCCATGAAGTGGGCATTGGCAGTGTGCTGTCCCTGCAGAAGTTCTGGCAGCACCGCATCAAGGACTATCACACTTACATGCTACAGGTGAGGAGACCCTGGGAGACGAGGGCAGAGTGTCCTGGCTGGGCAGAGGCTACAACACATGTTCTGGGGTACAGTGCACAGGGACTTGGAACAGAGTGAATCTCATTCCTCATTGCTTCCTCTGGATGAAGTACATGGGTATCCGGGCTCTCAAGTGCTGTGgctagcatttttctttttcattatttatttatttatttatttatttatttatttatttatttatttaatgtatgtgagtacactgtagctgtcttcagacacaccagaagagggcatcagatctcattacagatggttgtgagcaaccatgtggttgctgggaattgaactcaggacctctgaaagagaagctagtgctcttaaccactgagccatctccccagccccatggtTGGCATTCTTTtattcaacaagtatttattgaggaCTTACTATGAGTCTGGCATTGTGGGAGATAGTAGTTTATAAGGGGAATCAACTCTTTTGAGTTTGAAGTGTTCATGGGAAgcaaaaacaggcaaacaaataaTAAGCACAACAATGTCAGATAGCATTAAATGTGTTGGAAACTAAACTAGCCAGTGGCGTGCCAGGAGGCTCCAGTTGAGCACCGTCTCTCCAGTTCTGAGGCTTAGGCACGTAGTGACCAGTAACCTTCAGCATCTGACGGGAGGGTCCGGACTGCTTGCTTCACTCGAGGTCTGCCTCTAGGGTCTGCCTGCCAGATACTTGGGAGGTCTCTGACGTGAGACACGGCTTCCCTGAGCAGCCAAGCTGGCCTtactcccctcctttctcttcaacCTCCTAAGAGTTGGAATTCCATACACTATGCCCAGATAATTGTTAGTTTTTATAGACAGAAATGCAGTATTTTGCCTCAGCTCTGGCTTTTTTGCCTTGTGTAACTTTTAATTAATGATAAGACACTTtctgatatattttctttatgtgtctaTCATAAACGCAGACCCAAACCCTTACTTGACTTACTACCATTGGCAGTGGCGTCTGTCCTTGTTGTTTGatggtgctggaattgaactcatggcctTTCACAGGCTGAGCATGCACTCTTCCACTGTACCCCAGCCCTGGCAGTAGAGGTTTTTAATCTCACTGTTCAGGCTGGCTATTAGTAAAGTGCTTATCTTGAAAGtctgagaccctgagttcagatctccagggcccatgtaaaaagccaggtgtggtggcatacacttgtaAGGCCATCGATGGTGAGATGGGAAGCAGACAGGTGGGTTCCTGAAGCTCACTTTCTCAAATGAGAAGTGGAAGCACCTGAGTGAGCGCTGAGGTGACTCTGACCtccgcacacacacgtacacatacacacacacgtacacatacaccaGAAAGGAAGAACTACTCATCGGCTAACCCCTGTCTGCCCAGTTCTCCCTGGGTTACTATGACCTCACTATCCAATCTATTCTAAAATAGCTCTGGAAAGCTAACTCTTGCTTGCCAACAGATTAGTAAGCAGCTCTCTGAAGAATATGAAAGGATTGTGAATCCCGAGAAGGCCACAGAAGACACTAAACCTGTGAAGATCAAAGAGGAGCCTGTGAGCGACATCACATTTCCTGTCAGCGAGGAGCTGGAAGCCGACCTTGCTTCTGGAGATCAGTCCTTACCCATTGGGGTCCTCGGGGCTCAGAGTGAGCGTTTCCCATCCAACCTGGAGGTGGAGGCTTCGCCACAGGCTTCAAGTAAGAAAGAAAGTTGTACTCATTTTGCATCTGGCTCTGCCCATCTTAGCACCTCCTGACACTTTCAAATCAACTCCAAGTAGGAGAAAGGCAGGCATGGGCAGAACGGAAGATGCTGGAGCAAACAGAGCTGTGGTGAATCCTTTACAGTATTCTCTGGTTTAAGGAGCTGTTTCCTTGATAGAAACTTCAAGAAAATTGCAGACCAAAGGGAATGAAATTGTGCTGTGTTGGACGGAGCAGTTCTATTGTAGGTCATATCCACGAGGGCTTTAGGGACCTGCGGAACTGGGAGCAGTTCTATTGTAGGTCATAGCCACGAGGGCTTTAGGGTCCTGCGGAACTGGGAGCAGTTCTATTGTAGGTCATAGCCACGAGGGCTTTAGGGACCTGCGGAACTGgcttgttactttttatttttaggcaattatatttttgtttagttgttgtattagtcagggttctctagagtcacagaacttaNNNNNNNNNNNNNNNNNNNNNNNNNNNNNNNNNNNNNNNNNNNNNNNNNNNNNNNNNNNNNNNNNNNNNNNNNNNNNNNNNNNNNNNNNNNNNNNNNNNNNNNNNNNNNNNNNNNNNNNNNNNNNNNNNNNNNNNNNNNNNNNNNNNNNNNNNNNNNNNNNNNNNNNNNNNNNNNNNNNNNNNNNNNNNNNNNNNNNNNNNNNNNNNNNNNNNNNNNNNNNNNNNNNNNNNNNNNNNNNNNNNNNNNNNNNNNNNNNNNNNNNNNNNNNNNNNNNNNNNNNNNNNNNNNNNNNNNNNNNNNNNNNNNNNNNNNNNNNNNNNNNNNNNNNNNNNNNNNNNNNNNNNNNNNNNNNNNctcccagcctccagattaggttcactggtgagccttccaattctggattgtagttcatttcaaatatagtcaagttgacaaccaggaatagccactacagttgtTGAGACTGGGTCTTGCTGTAGGGTTGTGGGTCCCTCGTCTGCTCC
Above is a genomic segment from Mus pahari chromosome 7, PAHARI_EIJ_v1.1, whole genome shotgun sequence containing:
- the Supt7l gene encoding STAGA complex 65 subunit gamma isoform X1 → MLRYWGEIPIPSGQTNRSSFDLLPREFRLVEVHDPPLHQPSANKPKPPTMLDIPSEPCSLTIHTIQLIQHNRRLRNLIATAQTQSQQQTEGVKAVESEPLPSCPGSPPLPDDLQPLDCKNLNAPFQIRHSDPESDFYRGKGEPVTELSWHSCRQLLYQAVATILAHAGFECANESVLETLTDVAHEYCLKFTKLLRFAVDREALLGQTPFPDVMEQVFHEVGIGSVLSLQKFWQHRIKDYHTYMLQISKQLSEEYERIVNPEKATEDTKPVKIKEEPVSDITFPVSEELEADLASGDQSLPIGVLGAQSERFPSNLEVEASPQASSGEVNASPLWNLAHVKMEPQESEEGNVSAHGVLGSDVFEEPMSGMSEAGLPQSPDDSDSSYGSHSTDSLMGSSPVFNQHCRKRMRKI
- the Supt7l gene encoding STAGA complex 65 subunit gamma isoform X2; translation: MLRYWGEIPIPSGQTNRSSFDLLPREFRLVEVHDPPLHQPSANKPKPPTMLDIPSEPCSLTIHTIQLIQHNRRLRNLIATAQTQSQQQTEGVKAVESEPLPSCPGSPPLPDDLQPLDCKNLNAPFQIRHSDPESDFYRGKGEPVTELSWHSCRQLLYQAVATILAHAGFECANESVLETLTDVAHEYCLKFTKLLRFAVDREALLGQTPFPDVMEQVFHEVGIGSVLSLQKFWQHRIKDYHTYMLQISKQLSEEYERIVNPEKATEDTKPVKIKEEPVSDITFPVSEELEADLASGDQSLPIGVLGAQSERFPSNLEVEASPQASTCSTLKSLKAI